The Juglans microcarpa x Juglans regia isolate MS1-56 chromosome 2D, Jm3101_v1.0, whole genome shotgun sequence DNA window GCGGCCCATCGCAAGTGCATGGGCCTGCGCACAATCACTTGTAGGCGCGCGCGGCGCGCTACGGTCTGTATGGCCTTGAGCATGCGCGCGCGGTCAAGAGCTGCGCGTCTGGCCGAGCGCATGAGGGTGCGGCTCATGCCTGCGCGTCTCGCTGCGCTCAGGGGCGTGCACGTTGCCGCGCGCATGGGCGCGCGGTGCATTGCTGCGTGCGCAGACTGGTCTTGGCTAACCTCGCTAGGCCTCATGCTGGGAGCCCCGTGTGGTTCTGCGCGcaggccaaggcatgcatgcatgcttggcGCCCCGCGCACCTCccccacgagccaaggcatgGTTATGGGTCAGCCAAGGTGTTTGTTCCCACCATGACTAAGGCATGTGCGGCCTCTCTAGTGGCAACTCGACGTGGAGGTCTAACACCAAGGCCCACGACGACGACCATAGAGCGCGCATCAAAACAAACGAAAAACCTAGCAGAgtataaaaaaaaggagaaagggGTATTTTCGTCAATGGGAAAGAACCTCAAGTTTTTACTCATGCCTTGTGGTCATGTACTTCAGTTTAGGATGTATGGGGATCTTGGTCCAATAGGCTTCAAAAGGGATGGGTTATGGAGACTTCTTTCAAGGAAATTTCGTCATATATATTCTCTGTCCTTATTGAAGAGGAAGTTGCAGAGTTTGCTGCTATAGCTTATCAGCTGCGGAGGAGAAAAAATAGCATggttttttaagagaaattccTGACCCCAAGAAAAGTGGTGATGCTAGCTGGCCAAGTTGTTTTAGACTATAAGGAAGCTGTTAAGAAACTGAATGGTGGAAATGGATTTACTGTCCCAACTAAAAAGCAATGGAGAGCACCtcctattaattttttcaaggtCAAATGGGGATGCAACCATTGATAGAATACATTGCAAAGTGGGAGGTGGAGTTATAGTCCAAAATTGGGAAGGTCAGGTGGTGGCTACATTAAGATCTCAAAGGAATTTGTTTCTTGATGCTTATTTGGCAGAATCCTTTGCTGCACTTAAAGTAGTGATCCTGATCTGCACTTAAAGCAGTGATCCTTTGTCAGCAGCTAGGATTGAATCAAGTTATCCTTGAGGAAGATGCACAACTAGTGgtgaatgatattaaaatttcTTCAGACAAGTGGAGCTCAGCATGGATGATCATTCGAGATGTGAAAGTTCTGTTGGACATGAAGCTGTCTAAGTGGTCTGTTAACTACATTACTAGAAACATCAATAATGTGGCTCATGCTCTTGCAAATGATGCACTTAAACTCTCTGAGGAGAGTATTGTATTGGAGGAAATTCGTTCATGTATTCATTCTTTGATCAGTTAAGTTGAATAAGAGCTTTATTcctttcaaaacaacaaaaaaaaaaaaaaattctagatcGGTTAGTCGATTACCGATCCATCAAGGTACCTTCGTTGCTTTATAACAACATACTAATTAAGCAAAATTCATCATAGTTTTCAAAATGTATGGGTCCTACATAGTCCAGAATAGAATCCACATAACAATTTTCGACAAATATAGTACTCAACAATGATTAAAAAGCTGGGGAATATATATTTACTGAAAAGCAATTTTAGCATTAGAAGAAGCTCGCGAGAATCCCATCATCTGTGACCTGATCTTCTGTCGCCTCAGGGAATCTCTAGCAATGCAATGGCCTGTGCATAGTGTCATCTCTTGCAAGGCCTTTCCATGCTTGAGCAAAAACTTCGCTAGACTAACCTCATTCTCACATTCTAAAAACCCATGGATCTTTACTTCCTTCAGGTGGTGTAGGAAAGACTTCAGATTCTGGGTTTGAGATTCCCAAAATTGTTCTTCCTCAGAGCCGGACAAGTCCCACATTTCCCTATTCCATTGCTGAGAGGACAGAAAGatcacttttaattttcaaactaatttatATGTGAGCAAATTCAAGTATGagagaaaatttaaataaaaagaaaggtaCAAAAACATACTCTCCTTTCGATCTTCTGATCATTAATGATCTTCAGAACGAGAGTCTGCAGTGTTGGAGAGTTCCTGAATAGGCATGCTAATCCTAAgacattatttttgttgaaaCCAGTATGCAACTCCAAAGAATTGAGGTTACTATATGGTTGTAGATAAACAGCAAAATAATTATTGCTTGATAGAATCTGCAGTGAAAGAGAACCGAGGTTCATATATATGGAACtagaaaattaatatgttaccaaatcaaacaaaattcactgcaagaaaactgtttattttttatcagttatttcctgcgaaaatgactattttttgtcaaaatgagTATTTTAATCGCAAATAGTTATTCTCGTAATAAAtgttcgtttttcttgtagtgattatcATATACAGCGTCATAGTTGAACACGATGCACCTACTGTGATAACgttaattaatatactaaattataaacAACCTGCAGCATCGGTCCAGCTGAATACATGAGTTTTCACCCTTTTTTCATAGCAAAATGAGTACATGAGTTTTTAATCCTTTAAAGAAAGCTGGTTgggtttctaattttttggtttactccccatatattttgtaattaggtATTTCATTCTCTCACTAGTTTTCTAACTATTTAATCTTGTCACTTGATACATAAATACATGTGTCAACCAATTAGAAATCAATATGTTATGCTAATTTATATCCACGTTAGAgccaattaaaaatattaaatcccatgaaaaaaaaaaaaaaaaaagagatctgCCCCTCCCTCACCCCCATTGGTGGTGGCCTATTTAATTTGAGTCATCTCAAAGGTGGTTTTCACAAGGGGCAAGTCTAGCCGCCTTTAAGGTGGCTTAGACAaccttgtatatatatacatatacatggaGTTGGTGCCCCAAAGGAATCCATGTGAGGGGATTCCCCTTCTATTGTGAGCAACCTAAAGGTGGTCGAATTCCTACCAATTAAAATTCATGCCATGGATCAATATGAATCGACTGCTACTGTAACACAACATATATAGTCATGTGTATGCAAATATATTTACAGATCATGTGTCTGAGtgcagagagagggagagagagagagaactgataAATACCTCGATACACTGGCTTCCAAACTTTAGGTAGTAGGCATGAGAGAGTCCAGAGAGAAGGTTGGATACACTCTGAATCTTTGTCACATGACTTGTATCTTCGTTTAGTACAAAGAAACCAATGGAGGCCTCATGCAGAAGACTTAAATTGTCAAAAGAACTATTATTAGTAATGGCATTATTTTCCCAGACCAGGAATCTGAGTCTCGGTGCAGTAATCTTTACCAGACTTTTGTCACTGTAAGCATCAAAACAATTCGCTACCCGCAATCGCTCCAATTTCGGACTTGAAATATACAAGCCTAATAGCTGAAAACAATTCTCCAGACTCAAATCTTCCAGTGCCCGGCAGCCAACGCTGAGATGTTTCAACCCAAAGCACGCATCGAGATTCAGTTTTCTAAGGACTGGGAACGAAGAAGCCGAGAACAAGTCCAGGAGTGAGGACTGGTTGTATAAAATGATGAGTGAAAGAGATAACGTGTGGAGCGATCTGAAACCATCCTTCATTACCGATGAAGGAGGCAAACGAAAACCCGGATAACGAGATTTCAGATTAAAAACCCTTAAAGATTCACTCGCTATTACAGATCGTGGGAAGTTGAAGTAATCGTCAGTGGCAACCTCGACATCAAGTTCTTGAACATTATGTCTGGTGGCGGACCGAATCAGACCATTTAGATGAGAAAAACTCAAATGGGCTCTGAAACGAAGCGTCCTTATGTGGGAGAATTTGTCATGAAGTGCTAAAACCTGGGTTATGAAGTCCACTCCTGTAGCAGCCGTATTATGCAAGTTCTTTTCAGTACTGTTGGGATGATTCGAATTAGTTAAAGAAATGGCATTTGGGTTAATGGTGGTGAAATCAAGGTCAGGGAAGGAGGACCAGAGAGACCTCCATCTCTTGGATAAGACACTGGTTTGTGCGATGGATTTGATGGGTAGAAGGAAGAGAATGTGATGGAGAACAGCATCAGGAAGATCGCTGATTCGGTCGATACCATTTTCAGTAGTATGGAGAAGAAGTTTCCTGCGCTTAGAATATCTTGTTTCCATTCAAAACGAGGGTACTCTCAGTAGAATATCTTGTTTTCCCCCAGGCCACGTTGTTGTGCTGAGTATGATGGTTAGGATTTGAAACTTTCAAAGAGAGAACTCAGCTGAGAACGAGAACGGCGTTCGGGTTTGTTTTGAATCTGAATatataaaacagaaaaacaaaacagaacagaaacaaaaatctgATGGGGTGTCTTTCATGTGACcaattgaaataagatgaaaattatatcatatataattctCATTATGCATTTGACAGAGTAAGTTTCCCAAACTCTGGAAATGAAGGATGATAATTAGTTTTCCCTATTGGAAGGTACACCGGTgccatttggatagtaagttgagatgaaaattgaataaaaaattattataatattatttttaatattattattgttttggaatttgaaaattttgaattatttattatattttatctgaaattttgaaaaattataataatgaaatgagataagttgagatcacttctcaatccaaacggggctaaGTGGATCGTTTCATGTGAATAAAGCTTGTTTTTATGCACCACATTGATATCATTTGATGCAAGGATGCTATGTAAGATTGAAGCACAATAACGACATGGTAATATTGTATTTAGtatcaaaatttattaaatttcacaAATAACGATCACATCGTGTGGAATTTAAAGTAAGAAAGTATGAAACTTAATTAGATTTTGGTGGAATAATTCTCTGTTTGCATTGATGAGAATATAAAGAGTTTACATGATAAGTACAACAAAGAATATTCACAAAGGATATGTGCTATAGTTACATTCGATAGGTATCTAATGATAACTATTTTTCTGTTCCTATATATTCTGAGCTTATTAGAATTGGAACTGAACTTTGAGTTTATTGTTGTGTTGATAAGTCTTTGGAGTTAGTTGTTTGAGTCTGAGTAGGATCCTCAACATGCCCTTTCAAGCTCATGAGAGGTGCAACAGTCATGAGTTTGTCTCTTAGAATTAAAAACCTCCCAGCAGGAAGGCCCTTGGTGAAAATATCAGCACACTAATATTTAGTGgaaatgtaattaattacaATATCCTTGTGAAGAACCTTCTCCCTAATGAAATGATAATCAACTTCAATACATTTACTTGCATGAAAAATTGGGTTAGAAGCTAATGCAATAGCTCCTATATTGCCGCACCAAAGTCGAGGAGCAGCAGTTAAGTTGATCTGTAACTCCTTTAATAACATCTTTAACCAATATAATTCAACTGTTGCAATAGCCATGGAGCGATATTTTAACATAGTAATTATAATGtgaatataatttaagttggtagtaaagatttaaatataaTTCTTCATAACATCTAACTTGATAGCCTTTTAACACAGTAATAGAAAGTTGTCACAAAAACATGTTTAATCTTTGAACGAACGTTCTTAAATAAGGTTCGAACGTttttaagtaacgttcgaacattcttAATTAGTACGGTTCGGATGTTTAAAAACCTTGCAACATTAGTTAAACATTCTTAAATAGCGTTCTTAAGTAATGTTTATTGTACAAGATACGGTGGAACCTCATTTAAGACTAGTAAAAGTTTGTTT harbors:
- the LOC121250399 gene encoding putative F-box/FBD/LRR-repeat protein At4g03220, encoding METRYSKRRKLLLHTTENGIDRISDLPDAVLHHILFLLPIKSIAQTSVLSKRWRSLWSSFPDLDFTTINPNAISLTNSNHPNSTEKNLHNTAATGVDFITQVLALHDKFSHIRTLRFRAHLSFSHLNGLIRSATRHNVQELDVEVATDDYFNFPRSVIASESLRVFNLKSRYPGFRLPPSSVMKDGFRSLHTLSLSLIILYNQSSLLDLFSASSFPVLRKLNLDACFGLKHLSVGCRALEDLSLENCFQLLGLYISSPKLERLRVANCFDAYSDKSLVKITAPRLRFLVWENNAITNNSSFDNLSLLHEASIGFFVLNEDTSHVTKIQSVSNLLSGLSHAYYLKFGSQCIEILSSNNYFAVYLQPYSNLNSLELHTGFNKNNVLGLACLFRNSPTLQTLVLKIINDQKIERRQWNREMWDLSGSEEEQFWESQTQNLKSFLHHLKEVKIHGFLECENEVSLAKFLLKHGKALQEMTLCTGHCIARDSLRRQKIRSQMMGFSRASSNAKIAFQ